A window of the Lactuca sativa cultivar Salinas chromosome 5, Lsat_Salinas_v11, whole genome shotgun sequence genome harbors these coding sequences:
- the LOC111876606 gene encoding uncharacterized protein LOC111876606, translating into MERPKPYHSQSTKSTSNDNKGKGKIVLELKVPTKTRNANHKETKKKPINNEANTKHKSSDSKETNLKDNKIKVIRDEQFDTGWYIDSGRSRHMIGRKEELREFKALKDSGNVKYGNNSFGRIKGYGMIKNGYLSICKVPYVEGLQHNLVSVLQLVVGIGLKVSFDDEGLEIIDKKTIFILLISQGMLRCIR; encoded by the exons ATGGAGAGACCAAAGCCTTATCACTCTCAATCCACGAAGTCTACATCTAATGACAACAAGGGCAAGGGAAAGATAGTTTTGGAGCTGAAAGTTCCAACCAAGACAAGGAATGCTAACCATAAGGAAACTAAAAAGAAACCCATTAATAATGAAGCTAACACCAAGCACAAATCTTCTGATTCTAAAGAAACGAACTTAAAagataacaaaatcaaa gtaatTCGTGACGAACAGTTCGACACTggatggtacattgatagtggtcgTTCGCGTCATATGATAGGAAGGAAGGAGGAGCTACGAGAGTTCAAGGCACTTAAGGATAGTGGTAATGTAAAGTATGGTAATAATTCCTTTGGAagaataaaaggctatggaatgataaagAATGGATATTTATCAATTTGCAAAGTGCCTTACGTTGAAGGATTACAACACAACCTTGTTAGTGTCTTGCAATTGGTTGTGGGGATTGGATTGAAGGTGTCATTTGATGACGAAGGATTAGAAATCATTGACAAGAAAACCATTTTTATTCTTCTGATATCACAAGGAATGCTGAGATGTATCCGTTAA